In Haliaeetus albicilla chromosome 18, bHalAlb1.1, whole genome shotgun sequence, one genomic interval encodes:
- the LOC104314613 gene encoding LOW QUALITY PROTEIN: antimicrobial peptide THP2 (The sequence of the model RefSeq protein was modified relative to this genomic sequence to represent the inferred CDS: substituted 2 bases at 2 genomic stop codons) — translation MKILYLLFSLVFLALQVSPGLSSPRRDMLFCKRGTCHFGRCPIHLVKAGSCFGFRSCCKWXAMGCIKTSWIVHSRVMKISSKPRNLLXIPLLLKPPDPATKSHAPFIFNPKSFMM, via the exons ATGAAGATCCTTTACCTGCTCTTTTCTCTTGTCTTCTTGGCACTCCAGGTTTCTCCAG GTTTGTCTTCACCCCGGCGCGACATGTTATTTTGTAAAAGAGGAACCTGTCACTTCGGAAGATGTCCCATCCATCTAGTTAAAGCTGGAAGTTGCTTTGGGTTCCGCTCCTGCTGCAAATGGTGA GCCATGGGATGTATAAAAACTTCATGGATTGTGCATTCAAGAGTGATGAAAATTTCTTCTAAACCTAGGAATTTGCTTTGAAtccctttattgctaaaaccaCCGGATCCTGCTACAAAGTCTCATGCgcctttcatttttaatccaAAAAGCTTTATGATGTAG
- the LOC138689686 gene encoding gallinacin-1 alpha-like yields MSASPTHQQWYKPRVFWLKQYSLDPRAPGRKWFLLGLLLPEDQDLPQPREASGQASAMRIQYLLFPFFLLLVQSAAAAGGEKKCSRQKGFCFLLSCPFGYKFVGLCSTVRHCCKRIWG; encoded by the exons ATGAGCGCAAGTCCCACCCACCAGCAATGGTATAAACCCAGGGTGTTTTGGCTAAAACAGTACTCCTTGGACCCAAGGGCACCTGGACGCAAGTGGTTCCTGTTGGGTTTGCTGCTGCCTGAAGACCAAGACCTTCCTCAG ccccGTGAAGCCTCAGGACAGGCATCAGCCATGCGGATCCAGtacctgctcttccccttcttcctcctgttgGTCCAGAGTGCTGCAG cagcaggaggtgaaaagaaatgcagtcgACAAAAGggattctgttttcttttgagctGCCCTTTCGGCTATAAATTTGTGGGACTTTGTTCAACAGTCAGGCACTGCTGCAAAAG GATCTGGGGTTGA
- the LOC138689687 gene encoding spheniscin-2-like isoform X1 produces MKILYLLFPFFLLLIQSAAGNPFRCRRQGGHCTLGRCHYPSTPVGICSRSHICCRTIWA; encoded by the exons ATGAAGATCCTGtacctgctcttccccttcttcctcctcctgatCCAGAGTGCTGCAG GAAACCCATTCCGATGCAGACGACAAGGGGGACACTGCACTCTTGGGAGGTGCCACTACCCTTCAACACCTGTTGGAATATGTTCGAGATCTCACATATGCTGCAGAAC GATCTGGGCTTGA
- the LOC138689687 gene encoding gallinacin-5-like isoform X2: protein MRILPLLCALLLLMLQGAAGLSLARGSPQDCERRGGFCSHGSCPPGISRVGICSEQDFCCRSPVKTRDRRQP from the exons ATGCGGATCTTGCCTCTCCTctgtgctctcctcctcctgatgctccagggagcagcag GGCTGTCCCTTGCTCGAGGATCACCCCAGGACTGTGAGCGCCGTGGGGGCTTCTGCTCTCACGGGTCGTGCCCGCCGGGGATCAGTCGCGTTGGCATTTGCTCTGAGCAAGACTTCTGCTGTCGGAG CCCCGTGAAGACCCGGGATAGGCGTCAGCCATGA
- the LOC104315191 gene encoding gallinacin-4: protein MDWQSAAGPYGSVTGVPSPSSAMKILSFLFALLLVVFHGAAGFVKPPRPFIRCGYRGTFCFPGACPRGNVHLGICRSGLSCCKWL, encoded by the exons ATGGACTGGCAAAGTGCTGCAGGCCCTTATGGTAGCG TGACGGGAGTTCCCAGTCCATCCTCTGCCATgaaaatcctttcctttctctttgctctCCTCTTGGTGGTGTTTCACGGAGCTGCAG GCTTTGTAAAACCTCCAAGACCTTTTATACGATGTGGATATCGTGGGACTTTCTGCTTCCCTGGGGCATGCCCTCGTGGCAACGTTCATCTGGGGATATGTCGTTCGGGGCTGTCTTGCTGTAAATG gTTGTAG